The Danio rerio strain Tuebingen ecotype United States chromosome 20, GRCz12tu, whole genome shotgun sequence genome contains the following window.
TAATGGAGCAGAAAACTGTGTTGTGTTATTGTGAACACACTTCGGAAATGTTTGTCATATTAAGCCGTTTGTTGCAAAAATTGTTCAGTTTGAGTTCAGTGTATCTCATTTTGTTCATACTTATATGTTTttgcacagtgactcagtggttagcactgttgccttacaacaagaaggtcgctggttcgagatcTAGCTGGGCCACAAGGCATTTCTGTATAAAGCTTGGATTTTCTctttgtttgtgtgggtttttttccgggtgctctggtttccctcaaagtccaaagacatgctaggTGAATTGAGGTGACTACATTGGCTGTGGTGAATGAAcgagagagtgtatggatgtttcccagtgctgattTGCGGCTTGAAGAGCATCTGCGACATAAAACCTTGAAAATGTCAGAGCAGTTGGAAGTTCATTTGGCTGTGGCTaccactgataaatcagggaATAAGTCAAAGGAgagtgagtgtttttttttttaagtgccagGAGTCATTGGGTTGCGTTTTATAAATTAGCAAGGACCACAGTTAAGTTTAAAACCTTCtttgttctactgaagaaaagtcACCAGTACATTTTAAATaccctgagggtgagtaaactgaccccaattttttttttcaacagttttCAAAGCTTACTAATGTACAGGTACATTTGACAGATATGCCTAATATCTAATTAAGAAGCTTGCCAAAGCATTCATCTGTCAGTCTACAGTAATTCTAGTCATAGTTTCATCTTAATTGTTCTTTCCAATATGTagagaattaatattttatttcatctagTCAGCAAGTTAATTCCAAATTTCGGTTCGGTCCGGTTttgttacgattatcatgccatcgattcggttcaattcgatatctcggtgcgtcatggtgcattgacgatgcttcccatacataattagattttttctttacaacacaactttatatttttttataattattttaatatttatatactatttgtaatacaattttgccGTTTAATACAAACAGTAAGATATATAAAGTGTACCTTTAAATTGACCTGCTGAAAGAAAACGTATCGAACAAAACTTCAAAACATGACAGAACATGAGCAGTTATATCAAattaactaatgtaaatattatcccgcttgctttttgagcactgTTAAACTAGGTCTTAAATCCCTATGACTGGTCATTGTTTTTacccgctcaacagaaagggctgcgattgtctttagaaatgaaagcgctgttcaccAATGAGTGACTCGGGAAGAACAGCCGCAGTTACAGTCTAAATGCATataatacgcggttatcacaggtaatccataatagacacagtgAAGAAAAGAGGCAGAGgtggatttttacagcatttctccctagTAGTGAAATAGTGGCTCGTCTGCTGTGCCTTCTTCAGTGtcaataaaagacaaaaaagtcTTTGATTGACTTAATTTATAAGAAAGttgaactgtgcataattatctaccttttaaAACGTAGGAGCCCTTCCTTCCTTCGCCATAGTATGTAATGTAGTATGTATAGTAAgtgacgtcagtacgtaataactggttatgaCTATTACTGAACGGATATCGAATTGTCCCCGTCTGCATTACGGTGCACCgatgaaacaattaattttgacacctctatttagtttattaaaataataccaGAAAGATAAAAGGATTAGCAAATAACATATTAAAGCTATACAAAAGAAAAACTAATATTACCTGCGGAAAAAGGCAGGAAGGCATCTCTTTTCCGGAACTGGCCATTTTTATCTAGGAAGTGTCCAGGGTTGAAAGTGTCTGGGGTTTCCCATTCGTTTGGATCATGCAGGACCGAAGACAGGTTTGTTGTAATAGAAGTCCCCTAATAAAGAGAGAATGAAATCTACTGGATTTGTTCAGACTTGGCagaaatagaatatatatatatatatatatatatatatatatatatatatatatatatatatatatatatagatagatagatagatagatagatagatagatagatagatagatagatagatagatagatagatagatagatagatagatagatagatagattaatagAACCTTTGGAATGAAGTAGTTCCCAATTTTTGTGTCTACAGCTGCTTGTTTGGGGAATCCAAGTGGAACAACATCCCCAAATCTTTGAATCTCATGTAAAACAGCTTCAGTATAGGGCATATTAACTCTGTCATCCAAGCAGGGTTGACGTGACTGTCCAATCACTCTGTCTATCTCTGCCTGGACTTTTTCTGACAGACAAATACAAGTTTGAACCAAAGTATGGACATTTGGACAATATGAGTATTCTTTAACCTTAAAATAAAACCACACTTACTCTGTATTTCTGGGAACTTGATCATAAAAAGCAGACCCCAGCGTAATGTAGTCGCACCCGTCTCTGTCCCAGCCTCAACTATGTCTAGGCAAGAAATGATTAAACTTTCTATGTTAAAGCCAGCTTGAGGGTCACTCTTTTTCTGGGGGAAAAATATAACAAATGCTTAATATTAAATCATTCAAATTCAAGTCTTTGAAATTCAATTAGTTACCTTTTCCATCTCAGTCAGGTAGTTGTCGATAAAGTCACGTGGGTTTGCAGGGTCCCAGTCCTCTCTGTGCTTAATAATCTCGTCTTTCAAGGACTGTGTAATCTTCTTATAGTTAGAAAATACTTTTTGGTGAGGGCCGGGCAAATAGTCCAGGAGCTTAGGAAATGCATTATACAGCTGCAAGACATAAAATAATGTGGTGATGAATAAAGGTTTTAATTATATTCACCTCAAAAGCAGCTGGGATAAGAAAGTGTTTAAAGGTGTTCACACTTGTATAGTTCAAGCGAAGTTCGGTTCTTTTGGGTTTGTTTGGTCTGTACCAAATAAGAAAAAGATTTTAGCATCGTTCACtgagcattcatttattttcttgtcggcttagtccctttattaatctggggtcaccacagcggaatgaaccaccaacttatccagcaagtttttacgcagcggatgcccttccagccgcaacccagctctgggaaacatccacacacacattcacacactatggataatttagcctacctaattcacctgtaccgcatgtctttggactgtgggggaaaccggagcacccggaggaagcccacgcgaaggcagggagaacatgcaatcttcacacagaaacgccaactgagctgaggtttgaaccagcgactcagcgaccttcttgctgtgaggcgacagcactacctactgcgccactgcctcgcctcactAAGCATTCATATTATCATAATTAAGACCGAACCAACCTGTAGGTGTACAAAACAATTTAAGGATGTATATTTTACAACAGAAATTACTGAACATCCAAAACAATGCTGTGTGCATAACTGAATAGGCTCATGGCATCATGTGTGTACATGATAGATGGAGGTGTGTTTTAACTCAAATCTTGCaagataaatgtttttttcaatacCTGTATTGATTGTAGTGGTCAATGTTGCAACTTTgaggagaaaaaaattattaattttactttatttcactcatttatttatttaagtttactTAATCATCGGAAAAGTCCCAACAAGAGCTTTAACAAATCAACCTTGCCATGTCACAACACACCATAAAGCCAGTTGCACATGTGATGTTGACCACGATTTGGTCAATTGAGACTAATTTTAAAAGCTGTAAAAAAGTTTAGTAATCCTAAATTAAATCTGCAATCTTTAATTGATTGCCTGTTTGACATGTTCTTTAGAGCCGATTAATGGCTGTTGCGGTCAAATTTCACCCAAGTAAATTCTGTCAGTGTCAGAATATTTGAGAGACttttctgcagtgtgacttctAACAGtgtaattatttaatcattctttcattttcctttagcttatcccctgattatcaggggtcaccaccgtggaatgaaccactaaattCTCTTTTATGCTGCACTGGGAATCCAACAGTTGTTtgactttcatttaattttggtTGTTAAACTTGACTGTGggcggcacagtgggtagcgctgtcacctcaaagcaagatggtcactggttcgagcctcaactgagtcagttggcatttctgtgtggaatttgcatgttctctcgatattcgtgtgggttttctccgggtgctctgattttccccacagtccaaagacattcgctataggtgaattggataaacaaaatgttcatagtgtatttctttgtgtgtaaatgagtgtgtatggatgtttcccagagatgggttgaagctggaagggcatccactgcgtaaaacatatgctggataagttggcgcttcattccataccccagattaataaagggactaagccgaaaaaaagaaaatgaatgaataaaaaacttGATTGGCTTGATTGTAATACCGTCTGACAATATGAAAGCTGGATCTTACAGCGTGACATGGAGATCATGTTTGTACAGTCTGAGGATCATAAAGTACAATCATAATCATAGAGTCTGCATGCAGCTTATATATGTTATCATGAGTCAGTACCTGTACTCTTGGAGAACCTGCCAATTGAACACACTGGTTGTCAAGACGCAGAATTTCTTGGTACCACTCGTCATTGTAGTCAAAGCGTTGCCCAAATGTCAAACAGGCAACGGTATTAGAGACAGCACCGTGTAAAATGAATATGGGGTTGAAGGGTTCTGTTTGGAAGAAAGCATAGATATTGATCAAAATAGCAAATTGTTTTCACTACTAATTAACTAAATCTCTACAGTTAGCCAGACATTTGGCCcgtacccttttctgccttaaaAGCATCACAAAGATAGACACACTCTTGCTGGATGCCGAGCTCcaggttttttttcccctctccaaAAGTCCGCAAATGGGAAGCCGCAAACCTCCTATGTGACCGCCAGATGTATCCATTACTCATTGTTAAACCTGCATAACGATACATAAAGATGATTATCTTTAAAACAACACCAGCAATATAGGAATATAGGAGTTTATTTTAGGGTCATCATGGTTGGTACACCTACCGATTCCCTTGTAAACTTTGTGAAACAGAGGGACTGGTGGACGCAAAACGAAGCTATCATTCTGAGTGACGAGGGCCTCCTTTACCATTTTATATCCAGACACAATTATCATTTTCTCGCTTCCCACTCTTAAGCTGAACACCTTCCCATAGACTTTAGCCAACTGAAATTTAATGGAAAATAATTGATTTTTAACAACCATTGAAAAAAACAGGCGAAACACCAGTAAAAGTAATCAATTTGACGTGAGAAAAAGTATTAAAGTACATAAGCTGCGTGTACtgaaatattaaaagtaaaaagtaatccttgcaaaagtatttattttgaaagaaagttgtgtatttaaattatttgtaatacTACCAGTTAACAATagctattaattattattcacGTATGCAAAGAAGTGAAAATAGTCAATAAATAGCaaactaaataaacagaattaactgACATTACATGGGGCAAAATAATGATTAAGAAAAATCTGATTACATCATTTGTAACTGGAAAgacaaattgtgttgttttaatgttatgtttaatttTTACCCAAAACAGTATATCAAAACAAGCAGCAGTTCTCACAAATCATAAATAGTAGTCCTTAAAATATGAATCCTAAAATTCAGGATGAATATAAACTTGTTTTTCATGCCATCAGTCACATGTGCACGCATTATAGGAATCTTCTGTTCTTTGATCATTTAGTGAATCATtaattggagactcactctgaccggATCATTTAATCTAGTGAGTTTTATACTCGAAAACAGATGCAGTCACATTGGTTCAATTTTCTAAGCTATGTAACAGGTTAAATGCAATGGGAAAAAATACGATTTAATGCTTCGtaatgtactgaagtaaaagtttcccaaaataaaatacttcaatAAAGTACAGATGCTTGAAGACTACAGCTGCAGAGGAAAACATGTGCTACTATTCAATGCTGACTGTTAGTAACTGAGAGaaaaaaatgactgtattttgGAATTACTGCCCAAAACCAACCTAGAATGAAGGCAATAATAAGTGTAAACTGAAAATCATGCAAAatagtgtaaaaatgtatatatagatCCTACCTTATTTATGTTCTTAAAATCCATTTTAGTGAAGACAGTTCCCAGGAATGGCAAAGGCCAGGGTCCTGGTGGGTAATTGGATGGAGTCCTATTTTTGATCATTTCAGCAATGAtcagaaaaacaacaaagaaaatgaTCCAGCTTTTAAAATCAAAGCTGTCATATATCAGGTGCAGGATCATGGTGGTGGAGAAAATGTCACGTTCCCCTCGTCTTATCTGAACTCTGCAGTCAGTAAATGCACACTGGTGTAATGCCTACTTTTATACTGGACTGCAGGCACATGTAGGGGGTGGCTGCCGTTTTTTCTTTTCTCGAGAGAAAATGCCCTTTATTCTGGGGAGTTTTCCTTACAGTGCataaacagtgctcagcataaatgggCACACCCCACCacagatttctttttaaataaatattttcattatgatgctttacatttaattatttgtgtAAACATGAGATCCAACTAAAAgtcaaaactggaactaatctaacaaaaaaaaaaaaaaaaacttgagatcaCAGTTTAGAAATTAGCTCACTCAAATGAATATGTTTGGGGGGGGGaaatcaaaagaaaaagaaaaaatttgtaaatttaagaaatcattttttttttttgtttaaagttttaaagtagtttagtttagtttatttatatagcacattttttacaacacaacgttgcccaaagtgctgaacacaatcaatactaaacatgaaatctacatcacataaataacaattaaaacataaggcaaatccctcaacattaaaaaggctcaaatactAAGGAACAAAGATGGTGTTtcaaacgctttttaaaaacaggtagagttggagcatgtctgatgtggggcggaagcccgttccagagttttggggcgacaacagcaaaagcccgatccccacTTCGCTTACACCGGGACCTTGGTACAGATAGAATAAATTCATCAGAAGACCTCAGTGACCTACCAGGATTGTATACGTGTAGCAGGTCTGATAAGTATGATGGTGCCAGATtgtttaaggatttaaaaacaaagatcaatagtttaaaatcaattctcgacctaacaggcagccagcccagagAGGAAAGAACTGGGGATATGTGCTCAAACTTGCGAGTCCCTGTCAGAAGTCTCGCAGCTGCATTCTGTACTAATTGCAATCTGTTTAGGGCATTTTGACTAATACCCACATACAGAGAATTACAATAGTCAAGTCTTCCCAGAATAAAAgcatgttaagtttttttttttttttgctaaagcttatttaaatttaaatgtatcatctttctattcctaaaaaagttaggtgaccaaactcttatttttaaaGGATATAActatttaataaaactgttttgcttAAACGCACCAACAATTATTGGCTTATTTAGTGAGAAATtgatcaaaatataaattttcaaaagTGCATCTGTCAAGTCTACTCACCGGCGTGAAGCACACTAAGAATTGCAAGATGTTTTTCCAGAAGCATGAAGTGTTGATAAGTGTACTTAAAATAACTTCAATTCTAGGTTTATACAGTTTCAATACAGTAGCTGTTCTATAAGTACTGTAGCTATTCTGTATAATATGTTATGCTTAgcactatatataataaaataatatagtttttGTGTTCTGTTTGCAGAGTTTTAACTGTCAACCccgttttttaaataattataggaaatattgAGACTTTCAATTTCCTTTTTACTTCTCCACACAGGTGTGCGTCACATGAGCACTCTGGTTCCTTTTTCCTTTTTACAGTACCTGCATAACACTTACTGTCTGACATCTGTTACTGTAACAAACTTTGATCGACAGAACCACCAAAGTAAATTTGTCCATCTTTCATCTTTATGGAGGTGAGCAGTGATTAACAAAAGACAATGCTACATTTGGCTCAAATTTACAGCTAATTATCCAACAGACCAAAGGCATTTATTGTCAGTTTGTCTTGTTAACATGAGCAGATATGTAATGTTACGTAAAGTTTGGCCAAGACAATATATCATGGCCATACAGTCAGAATTTAAAGGGAcataaaacctgtaaccactgacttccatattccttttttcccctttaatGGAGAAAAGACAACCGAATTGTGAAAATACAGTATGTCTCTCTATTTTCATTTACTGTATATTGAATATATAACATTACTTGAAACTAGTTACCGGTGCATAAAAAATCATGCATTGTTTCCTAACCTGTTTTTGTGATAAAATGTTTGAATTCTATGGAGGATTATGCATGAGTATTTAATAGAAAAACTAACGTGTGAgggaaatacaattttaaaagacATAAAATTTGTGTCAGATTTGCGTAAAAGGGATGGTCCTTTCAaaaatgcattgtaaaaaaaacttacattttaaattgttCACTATCTGCCTGTTCTAAACCTGTTTTAGTATCTTTCTtttttgggtaaaaaaataagatgttttgaggAATAAGTGGCAACCAGTAACCAGTTGCTTCCATAGTCCATGCATTACATAATGTACACCAGACACCAGGAAAGTTGTCATCTCTGAATCAATAAATCAAGAGTAAAAGTTTGAagatataaataatatacatttaaaaagatgctgtgcatgtgtttgtatttCTTTTTGGAGATTTTATTTCACATGCATATAGCATCATTTGGTTGTTCTACCTTTTTTAACTTTGGTACAATTTAAGGTTCATTAGAAAGTTCAAAGGTACATCTGAAAAATCATTAACTTGAAACATGTTGGTTTGCCACCTGTCTGTTTGCTTTATCTTTctctgttttgtatttttagggATATCAATTTTGACAAGTGCCTTCCCAAATTTGATTtatatagaaataataaaaaacactttgtaaatattttgaatatttataaacatgaACATTTAACTATAAAAACAAATTGCTATTAGGATTACAGTAATATGAAATGTCAAAGGAAAATTATTTGCATGTTTATAGATATACAAGCACATGCAGAATGTTACACTAACttcaggtgaagtcagaattattagcccccttttgatttttttccccttttttaacatttcccaaatgatgtttaacagagcaatgaaattttcacagtatgtctgataatattttttcttctggataaagtctaattggttttattttgtcttgaataaaagcagtttctaatttttaagccattttaagatcaaaattattggcccctttaaactatattttgtttagactacagaacaaaccatcattatacaataccttgcgtaattaccctaacctgcctagttatcctaattaacctagttaagcctttaaatgtcactttaagctgtatagaagtgtcttgaaaaatatctagtcaaatattatttactgtcatcatggcgaagataaaatcaatcagttattagaattgagttattaaaactattatgtttagaaatgtgctgaaaaatctctctgttaaaacagaaattgggggaaaataaacaggagggctagaaattctgacttcaactgtataatataatttcttcctaatttaaaataaagatatTGAGTAGGAGCAAGTGGtctcttttttaatgtatttacgtTATAAATACAGCTCCCAAATAATATGGTTTTATAGCTTGTAAAACATGATCAGGGCAATAAATCTGAGCAAAACAAGTAagtctttaaacattttttttttcagttttaaataaCAGATACTTCAAATAGTAAAGAAAGAGTCAAAATCCACATTTTGAATTCAGGATATGTGCAAATCTGTATTTGGTTTTGGAGTCCTTCACAAGCTGATGAATTGATtgtgctgtgtttgattaggaaaaGTTGTACAGTGTTGCTGTGTGCgtgcaggaacagggttggaaaaCACTGATGTAAAAAAAGGCCACTAATTCAGTTTAGACAGCATTTAGTTGAATAAGAGCATTTTCTCTGCCTCCTGTGtgtgttcagtaatttcacttttgtgGCAATAAATAGGTTTTGTTTATTTGCCTTTAAACTGAAATAACTGAAGGagactaagaaaaatgttcatttcagaAGACCCAGATGGCATGttgaggcttttgcatctgaactcttcatgtcTACTTTATCCTGCACTGTTAGGTCTTTGTGTTCATATAGGTATCTCAATATTGTCTGTTTTACCGTCTGTCTAAAGCAATTCAGTTAGTTTCAGCCTATGTTTGCAAACCAATCTGACCAATTCATTGAGAAGAAAGTATTCTCTTAGGGTGAAGATTAGACCACTACAGCATCCACAACTAGTTAGAGAGGTTACGCTATA
Protein-coding sequences here:
- the cyp2ad2 gene encoding cytochrome P450, family 2, subfamily AD, polypeptide 2, with amino-acid sequence MILHLIYDSFDFKSWIIFFVVFLIIAEMIKNRTPSNYPPGPWPLPFLGTVFTKMDFKNINKLAKVYGKVFSLRVGSEKMIIVSGYKMVKEALVTQNDSFVLRPPVPLFHKVYKGIGLTMSNGYIWRSHRRFAASHLRTFGEGKKNLELGIQQECVYLCDAFKAEKEPFNPIFILHGAVSNTVACLTFGQRFDYNDEWYQEILRLDNQCVQLAGSPRVQLYNAFPKLLDYLPGPHQKVFSNYKKITQSLKDEIIKHREDWDPANPRDFIDNYLTEMEKKKSDPQAGFNIESLIISCLDIVEAGTETGATTLRWGLLFMIKFPEIQKKVQAEIDRVIGQSRQPCLDDRVNMPYTEAVLHEIQRFGDVVPLGFPKQAAVDTKIGNYFIPKGTSITTNLSSVLHDPNEWETPDTFNPGHFLDKNGQFRKRDAFLPFSAGKRACVGELLARNVLFLFFTSLLQQFTLSKCPGEEPSLEGEIWFTYAPAPFRISVSVR